A region from the Lolium perenne isolate Kyuss_39 chromosome 4, Kyuss_2.0, whole genome shotgun sequence genome encodes:
- the LOC127347595 gene encoding BTB/POZ and MATH domain-containing protein 2-like gives MSSSSLSSVGGAGGSPWQTASAIVARPLPVSGSHILKIDGYSRTKSLVTGKSIRSETFVVGRHRWYIRYFPDGLSSAGWISIYLYLAETTSVGEVNARYKISLLDQDGEPVPSRGTDSQTCCTFSSNTQSAPLGCPQLITRKDLEESLYLKDDVFSVKCEITVPREIFTDPMPISLLVAAPPSDMHRHFGQLLSSGEGADVTFQVGEETIVAHRCVLAARSSVFMAELFGPMKEKSDACVPITDMEAEVFMAMLHFIYTDSLPPMDDDSVVLMAQHLLVAADRYNMERLKLLCVEKLCDHMDASTAATSLALAEQHSCHGLKAICLKFLASPGNILKAVVANDGFEHVRSSCPSVLKELEARLALIEILPSLFNLLRLIIVFHRVYADVDSESIL, from the exons ATGTCTAGCTCTTCCCTGTCGTccgtgggcggcgccggcggctcGCCATGGCAGACCGCATCGGCCATCGTGGCCCGGCCACTGCCTGTGTCCGGCTCGCACATTCTCAAGATCGACGGCTACTCCCGTACCAAGAGCCTCGTCACCGGCAAGAGTATTAGGTCCGAGACCTTCGTCGTCGGACGCCATCGCTGGTACATCAGGTACTTCCCCGACGGCCTCTCGTCAGCTGGTTGGATATCCATCTATCTCTATCTCGCTGAAACTACTAGCGTCGGCGAAGTCAATGCACGATACAAGATCAGCTTGCTGGACCAGGACGGAGAGCCGGTGCCGTCGCGTGGCACGGACAGCCAGACTTGCTGCACCTTCTCCAGCAACACGCAGTCAGCGCCCTTGGGCTGTCCTCAGCTCATCACCAGGAAGGACCTGGAGGAATCACTTTACCTCAAGGATGACGTCTTCAGTGTTAAGTGCGAAATCACCGTGCCCAGGGAGATCTTCACGGATCCCATGCCCATCTCGCTTCTGGTTGCAGCGCCGCCGTCCGACATGCACCGTCATTTTGGTCAGCTCCTCTCCAGCGGCGAGGGAGCAGATGTCACGTTCCAGGTCGGCGAGGAGACTATTGTGGCGCACAGGTGCGTGCTCGCGGCTCGGTCGTCGGTGTTCATGGCGGAGCTATTTGGACCAATGAAGGAGAAGAGCGATGCTTGTGTGCCCATCACTGATATGGAGGCTGAGGTGTTCATGGCAATGCTCCACTTCATCTACACTGACTCTCTGCCGCCCATGGACGATGACAGCGTGGTCTTGATGGCTCAGCATTTGCTTGTTGCGGCTGACAGGTATAACATGGAGAGGCTCAAGTTGCTCTGCGTGGAGAAGCTCTGCGATCACATGGACGCTAGCACGGCTGCGACTTCGCTGGCACTGGCTGAGCAGCATTCCTGTCACGGGCTCAAGGCCATATGCTTAAAGTTCCTTGCGTCTCCCGGCAACATCCTGAAGGCAGTTGTGGCGAACGATGGCTTCGAGCATGTCAGGAGCAGCTGCCCTTCTGTCCTCAAGGAGCTTGAGGCCAGACTTGCTTTGATTGAGATACTTCCCTCTTTG TTCAACTTGCTTAGGCTTATTATTGTATTCCACCGTGTCTACGCAGACGTGGACAGTGAGAGCATTCTCTGA